In the genome of Entelurus aequoreus isolate RoL-2023_Sb linkage group LG08, RoL_Eaeq_v1.1, whole genome shotgun sequence, one region contains:
- the LOC133655648 gene encoding cytochrome c oxidase subunit 6B1, with protein sequence MAEDIQRKLDNYRTAPFDARFPNQNQTRNCWSNYLDYHRCLKALHAKGVDTAPCDWYQRVYKSLCPMSWIQKWDDQRDEGTFPGKI encoded by the exons atggcTGAGGACATTCAAAGGAAACTGGACAATTACCGCACAGCTCCATTTGATGCAAGGTTCCCCAACCAGAACCAGACCAGGAACTGCTGGTCCAACTATCTGG ACTATCACCGCTGCCTGAAAGCTCTCCATGCAAAGGGTGTGGACACAGCCCCGTGTGACTGGTACCAAAGGGTCTACAAATCCCTCTGCCCCATGTCCTgg ATCCAGAAATGGGACGACCAGAGAGACGAGGGAACGTTCCCAGGAAAAATCTGA